Proteins from a genomic interval of Gadus macrocephalus chromosome 2, ASM3116895v1:
- the prr12b gene encoding LOW QUALITY PROTEIN: proline-rich protein 12 (The sequence of the model RefSeq protein was modified relative to this genomic sequence to represent the inferred CDS: inserted 1 base in 1 codon; deleted 2 bases in 2 codons), with product MDRNYPGTGFGDLGAGTGWSYERSAKASLVYGSSRSSHPDSELLHRQAYGSPHPLQGYATNHHPGSGGQGGAWGAAGRSLGLSGLFDAGLHHHGNPSGHDPSVMNLISALESRGPQPPPSASSLLSQFRTPSWQSAMHTPAPAELFISGSLPGSGSFPSSSALSAYQHPAPFSGRSFTPSLSLQDTSTFSPTSNGLLSPHDPLLHIKPPPQPGLGFDRLLSSQSASAYRGGGQEPPGPPQSQGPSGPPGRHLSSAQFNLLSSQLQDQSSQLYNTSMFSSGPPPPPPQAQPPQERAVPRQDSVIKHYQRASAAQAQLQSPGPHPLQHYLSCGGPPGYQQLSGHHHRHAAVSCSPLGELSPSSDPKPSSRAEAQAYRPAVPAPYAPAPSAPSSAPSSSAAAAAAAAGPKPTKSSGSSSGYSSSGSASSRTPHTPPSASSTSSSSSSASGGGGGGGTSASAPSRQQPSSQSAPPPPPPPPPPVVSSTPVQQAAPKPCLSAYGSPVTAVKPSAGLQGQTPPQQQQQQQQQQAQSYSPNQPPSAHIAQPYGGFNSPQAQDLSSGPLPSGGKGYGGLGPGGRSFSAEVVYGADSSYGPLGGAGSPSLGYGGAGASSGSGASSAGGVSSGSGAGGPSGGNGGSYHIPDSSPSPSGNSAVVRPGLHSPVPPRPTQSPGGGAGGGGNKYLSSVLSPAFMSSPQGYPDGRAAQGQSYHPSSSSSSKSKAEADLLGVERPHEEEEDDDDDFLIQHLLHAQSPVPHPSQPAAQARDGGSKALPYDMNKASEERYHLQSVIRTNSAPGGGGGGGGGGGGGGGGLDGQVEMSLKKQHQQVKSEQSRVGADPHPHSNPHAHGGHHQQQQQHEAMGSVVHYGRGDPYSQHSQHPHHGAHVSAHPQQQQHPQQQHPQQQHPQQHPQHPQHGQHGLPHPHGHAHPRELKKGPDAAELPYLRKTPDAQRQARQGQAAMSLMDAPADRPVPSHMLQSVLSHTARTKMDPQQDPHPQGQSSQLQLQLQSHAMEAHYGRGGPQARDQGPGPGGQNSVSPLDMLERSLARTNGRDGGALPERGGGLGGEGATRERHRQQQQQQQQQQQHRLPPHLHPQPSPSDLHDFLSEPDMMSAPSHLHHLGGQQQQQSHGQHNAHHQPQAHAHHQLSHPHVGHAHPHQLAANMATSQQQQQQQQQQQQQQQTQPREPEPQLAHSQLDQLKEHQFDTVSPVGKAGPNQTQQQQQQQQQQQRFVPLTSICFPDSLLQDEDRSFFPGMEDMFCSEDYKSSCVGDAGAGQGVQEGIAQGRGQGQEAMKASGGGYDMMGHHGDQGYGQYCHGLPETGNGGMHLDLDALKSHELPSTVNTEQLGLIQSQASGLGMAGSGAPGDGSVSKMMGAPPGLGGGGNNTGPGGLTSPIFCSSRPKKLLKTSSFHLLKQRREPPAQPKKSYAQEYEFEDDEDKADVPADIRLNSSRRLPDMLPDLVSSCRKAGGGTPGGSGLSPLMGDMEFCHPTAGGGGGYAPMGAHPPQLLPHEGPKKRGRKPTKPKREGPPRPRGRPRIRPLPEPPYCRGLLGAAGGETKRGRGRGRGRGRRDEGMLEMHRDMAKPPCLPYHPQQQQQQQQQQQQQQQQQQQQQQQQQQQQQQQQVQQHAPQQMPPQQFHQQMQHQHLHHQAAPPPPPPQLHHHQHHHLHQQQQQQHLPYPHHQPPPQHQQHAQHQEPIRPIKIKLPIASMPSSDALLRTDSLSSNEPVLSDGSVGSAPSLGLSPGPPPSMDMGRADLNPSHEKMMKQQQQQQQQQQQLKAPEMTWEREMDEELTPEAWATMQKLSSTTEDKAPELKPGFVASFLDFLKTGKKQRSGPEGDDDDDDDDDEDDDDEEEDEEDAGGDPCSSLKGGMRPLSTPPPPLPLAPPPSQQEQQEQQLAAAASEFGEAGGPSAGEACAGDDGDDGDEEAGSLGLSGCPSPGKRLDEELKRNLETLPSFSSDEEDSVSKNQDLQKSISSAISALYDTPHSLAAAMAAAAAVAEAQAPPSPRAPPPLSPPLPPTPPPLTPARAEEAEVTAVTEEEEEEEEEDRRHHRHLDALEEQLEEEMEQQQQEQQRARGPAEKEQQQQDGGPRAAHGEGPDEEEETTRRRGEEASMEEAWKRGMEERRLADFHMLEVPKVEDSPSAPPVLAPVPPSPSLSPPAALPAPPAPPRPDEEEEEEEEEEEEEEEEDEEEVDGEPGSSSPTDGSRGPVRRVPPPPPPHRRRQPRRRRRRGGSSPPPSASPPAGATSPLSVPPAAASVPPPSATPPPSSSEQDHDHEQEAELDPEADAPEPDEEEDRHDEDEDEEAAADVAAAATAGGRPAVDRPPPASPSASSSSSASSSASSPSPSPPPSPPTPEEEPPASQRLTSLHLAKKQADAAIAGESEEEDSESGGEGIFRERDEFVVRTEDIGTLKLALQTGREPPPIWRVQKALLQKFSPEIKDGQRQFCATSNYLGYFGDAKMRYQRLYVKFLENVNKKDYVRVCSRKPWHRAGLALRRQSLPKPPPTALSQTPPRVERDERERLREREREREQKEKEDREREELEQRERERKAREREERERREKEEREQRELRDRERKEKERERREREQKEKEREQKEKREKEREQKEKREKERDHREREQKEKEQKERDRKEKEQKEREKEKKEKERSLRERERKEREQKERERKEREQKERERKEREQKEKLEKERERREREKEQKEKERQRERERKEREERERKRQASQERKSASVGGGGAERGKPKGEKREAEKVTERPSRARGPKDKAEPPPKKRKKWLKEVPSSSSDSSSSADGASDDEGALRGGVNSRAMREMFRSYVEMLVSTALDPDMIQALEDTHDELYLPPMRKIDSLLNETKRRLVRRASINAQHQETLHVFPKMTADPLDXGSIKVHLGGEGYNRKTLNRVKRSAPKPQDLKLSTEACRVYSLYHSLHHYKYHTFLHCKKEVGNHWPTRRAQ from the exons ATGGATAGAAATTATCCTGGTACTGGATTCGGTGATTTGGGCGCTGGTACGGGATGGAGTTACGAGCGATCGGCGAAAGCAAG cctGGTGTACGGCAGCTCCAGGTCCTCCCACCCCGACTCAGAGCTGCTCCACCGCCAGGCCTACGGGAGCCCCCACCCCCTGCAGGGCTATGCAACCAATCACCATCCAGGGAGCGGGGGACAGGGCGGAGCCTGGGGGGCAGCTGGGCGGAGCCTAG GGTTGTCAGGACTTTTTGACGCCGGCCTTCACCACCATGGCAACCCCTCAGGTCACGACCCGTCCGTCATGAACCTGATCTCGGCCCTGGAGTCTCGGGGGCCCCAGCCcccgccctccgcctcctctctcctgtcccagTTCCGGACTCCGTCCTGGCAGTCTG CCATGCACACGCCGGCCCCCGCTGAGCTCTTCATCTCGGGGTCCCTCCCCGGCTCGGGCTCCTTCCCGTCGTCCTCCGCCCTCTCGGCCTATCAGCACCCGGCGCCCTTCTCGGGGCGTTCCTTcaccccctcgctctccctccaggACACGAGCACCTTCAGCCCCACGTCCAACGGCCTGCTGTCGCCCCACGACCCCCTGCTCCACATCAAGCCCCCCCCGCAGCCCGGCCTGGGCTTCGACCGCCTGCTGTCCTCGCAGAGCGCCTCGGCCTACCGGGGCGGCGGCCAGGAGCCTCCGGGGCCCCCCCAGTCCCAGGGCCCCTCGGGGCCCCCGGGCCGCCACCTCTCCAGCGCCCAGTTCAACCTGCTGTCCTCCCAGCTCCAGGACCAGTCGTCCCAGCTCTACAACACCTCCATGTTCTCGTcggggccccccccgcccccgccccaggCCCAGCCCCCGCAGGAGCGCGCCGTCCCGCGGCAGGACAGCGTGATCAAGCACTACCAGCGCGCCTCGGCGGCGCAGGCCCAGCTGCAGAGCCCCGGGCCGCACCCCCTGCAGCACTACCTGAGCTGCGGCGGCCCCCCGGGCTACCAGCAGCTCTCGGGCCACCACCACCGGCACGCCGCGGTGTCCTGCAGCCCCCTCGGGGAGCTCAGCCCCTCCTCGGACCCCAAGCCCTCGTCGCGGGCCGAGGCGCAGGCCTACCGCCCCGCCGTCCCGGCCCCCTACGCCCCggccccctccgccccctcctccgccccctcctcctccgccgccgccgccgccgccgccgcgggccCCAAGCCGACCAAGAGCTCCGGCTCCAGCAGTGGCTACTCCTCCTCGGGGTCGGCCTCGTCCCGCACGCCCCACAcgcccccctccgcctcctctacctcgtcatcttcctcctcagcctccggcggcggcggcggcggcggcacctCCGCGTCGGCGCCCTCGCGCCAACAGCCCTCGTCGCAGTCGgcgccgcctcccccccccccgccgccccctcccGTGGTCTCTTCCACTCCGGTCCAGCAGGCGGCGCCCAAGCCCTGCCTCTCGGCGTACGGCTCCCCCGTCACGGCGGTGAAGCCCAGCGCCGGCCTGCAgggccagacccccccccagcagcagcagcagcagcagcagcagcaggcccagtCCTACTcccccaaccagcccccctCTGCACACATTGCACAGCCCTACGGGGGCTTCAACTCGCCGCAGGCCCAGGACCTGAGCTCCGGGCCGCTCCCCTCTGGCGGGAAGGGGTACGGCGGCCTGGGGCCCGGCGGACGCTCGTTCTCGGCGGAGGTGGTCTACGGGGCCGACTCCAGCTACGGCCCCCTGGGCGGCGCGGGGAGTCCGTCCCTGGGCTACGGCGGGGCGGGGGCCTCCTCGGGGAGCGGCGCGTCGTCGGCCGGGGGCGTGTCCTCGGGGTCGGGGGCCGGGGGTCCTTCGGGGGGCAACGGTGGCTCTTACCACATCCCCGactccagcccctccccctccggcaACTCGGCCGTCGTCCGGCCCGGCCTGCACTCCCCGGTCCCCCCGCGGCCGACGcagtccccg ggggggggggccggcggcggcggcaacaAATACCTGTCGTCGGTCCTCTCCCCGGCGTTCATGTCCTCGCCGCAGGGCTACCCGGACGGCCGAGCGGCTCAGGGCCAGTCgtaccacccctcctcctcctcctcgtccaagTCCAAGGCCGAGGCCGACCTGCTGGGCGTCGAGCGGCcccacgaggaggaggaggacgacgacgacgacttcCTCATCCAGCACTTACTGCACGCCCAGAGCCCCGTCCcgcacccctcccagcccgcGGCCCAGGCCCGGGACGGCGGCTCCAAGGCGCTGCCCTACGACATGAACAAGGCGTCGGAGGAGCGCTACCACCTGCAGAGCGTCATCCGCACCAACAGCGCccccggtggcggcggcggcggtggcggcggcggcggcggcggcggcggcgggctggACGGCCAGGTGGAGATGTCGCTGAAGAAGCAGCACCAGCAGGTCAAGTCGGAGCAGAGTCGCGTCGGGGCGGACCCCCACCCGCACTCGAACCCCCACGCGCACGGCGGCcatcaccagcagcagcagcagcacgaggCCATGGGCTCGGTGGTGCACTACGGCCGGGGGGACCCCTACTCACAGCACTCGCAGCACCCCCACCACGGCGCCCACGTGTCGGCgcacccccagcagcagcagcacccccagcagcagcacccccagcagcagcacccgcAGCAGCACCCGCAGCACCCGCAGCACGGCCAGCACGGCCTGCCGCACCCCCACGGCCACGCCCACCCCAGGGAGCTGAAGAAGGGCCCCGACGCGGCCGAGCTGCCCTACCTGCGCAAGACGCCCGACGCGCAGCGGCAGGCGCGGCAGGGCCAGGCCGCCATGTCCCTGATGGACGCGCCGGCCGACCGGCCCGTGCCGTCGCACATGCTGCAGTCCGTGCTCTCGCACACCGCGCGCACCAAGATGGACCCCCAGcaggacccccacccccagggccAGTCCTcccagctgcagctgcagctcCAGTCGCACGCCATGGAGGCCCACTACGGCCGCGGGGGGCCCCAGGCGAGGGACcagggccccggccccggcggGCAGAACTCGGTGTCGCCGCTGGACATGCTGGAGCGCTCCCTCGCCCGGACCAACGGCCGGGACGGCGGCGCCTTGCCCGAGAGGGGCggcgggctggggggggaaggcgccaccagagagagacaccggcagcagcagcagcagcagcagcagcagcagcagcatcggcTCCCCCCGCACCTCCACCCGCAGCCGTCGCCCTCGGACCTCCACGACTTCCTCTCCGAGCCCGACATGATGTCGGCGCCGtcgcacctccaccacctcggcgggcagcagcagcagcagtcccaCGGCCAACACAACGCCCATCACCAGCCCCAGGCCCACGCCCACCACCAGCTCTCGCACCCCCACGTCGGCCACGCGCACCCCCACCAGCTGGCCGCCAACATGGCAAcctcgcagcagcagcagcagcagcagcagcagcagcagcagcagcagcagacccaACCGCGGGAGCCGGAGCCACAGCTGGCGCATTCCCAGTTAGATCAGCTTAAAGAGCACCAGTTTGACACTGTGAGCCCCGTGGGCAAAGCAGGACCCAATCAgactcaacagcagcagcagcagcagcagcagcaacagaggTTCGTGCCGCTCACCTCCATCTGCTTCCCGgactctctcctccaggatgaGGACCGGTCCTTTTTCCCCGGGATGGAGGACATGTTTTGCTCGGAGGATTACAAGTCGAGCTGCGTCGGGGACGCCGGGGCGGGCCAGGGCGTCCAGGAGGGCATCGCCCAGGGCCGGGGGCAGGGCCAGGAGGCCATGAAGGCCTCCGGGGGCGGCTACGACATGATGGGTCACCACGGCGACCAGGGCTACGGACAGTACTGCCACGGCCTCCCGGAGACGGGCAACGGAGGCATGCACTTGGACCTGGACGCGCtgaagagccacgagctgccgTCCACCGTGAACACGGAGCAGCTCGGCCTCATCCAGTCGCAGGCCTCCGGCCTGGGCATGGCGGGCTCGGGCGCGCCCGGCGACGGCTCGGTGAGCAAGATGATGGGCGCGCCGCCGgggctgggcggcggcggcaacAACACGGGCCCCGGGGGCCTCACCTCGCCCATCTTCTGCTCGTCCCGGCCCAAGAAGCTCCTGAAGACCAGCTCCTTCCACCTGCTGAAGCAGCGCCGCGAGCCCCCCGCGCAGCCCAAGAAGAGCTACGCGCAGGAGTACGAGTTCGAGGACGACGAGGACAAGGCCGACGTGCCCGCCGACATCCGGCTGAACAGCAGCCGCCGGCTGCCCGACATGCTGCCCGACCTGGTCTCCAGCTGCCGGAAGGCGGGCGGCGGGACCCCCGGCGGCAGCGGGCTGAGCCCCCTGATGGGCGACATGGAGTTCTGCCACCCCaccgccggcggcggcggcggctacgCGCCCATGGGCGCCCACCCGCCGCAGCTCCTCCCCCACGAGGGGCCCAAGAAGCGCGGGCGGAAGCCCACCAAGCCCAAGCGCGAGGGGCCCCCGCGGCCCCGGGGCCGGCCGCGCATCCGCCCGCTGCCCGAGCCGCCCTACTGCCGCGGCCTCCTGGGCGCCGCCGGCGGGGAGACcaagagggggcggggccgcggccgcgggcggggccggcgggACGAGGGGATGCTGGAGATGCACCGGGACATGGCCAAGCCGCCGTGCCTGCCCTATCACccacagcaacagcaacaacaacaacaacaacaacaacaacaacaacaacaacaacaacaacaacaacaacaacaacaacaacagcagcagcagcagcaagtacAGCAACACGCGCCGCAGCAAATGCCGCCGCAGCAGTTCCACCAGCAGATGCAGCAccaacacctccatcaccaggccgcccccccgccgccgccgccccagctgcaccaccaccaacaccaccacctccatcagcagcagcagcagcagcacctcccctacccccaccaccagccgCCCCCCCAGCACCAACAGCACGCCCAGCACCAGGAGCCTATCAGACCCATCAAG ATCAAGCTGCCCATCGCCTCCATGCCCTCGTCCGACGCCCTGCTGCGCACGGACTCGCTGTCCAGCAACGAGCCCGTGCTGTCGGACGGCTCGGTGGGGTCGGCGCCCTCGCTGGGCCTgagccccgggcccccccccagCATGGACATGGGCAGGGCCGACCTGAACCCCAGCCACGAGAAGATgatgaagcagcagcagcagcagcagcagcagcagcagcagctgaaggCTCCCGAG ATGacctgggagagggagatggatgaGGAACTGACCCCTGAGGCCTGGGCCACCATGCAGAAGCTCTCTAGCAcg ACGGAGGACAAGGCCCCCGAGCTGAAGCCGGGCTTCGTGGCGTCCTTCCTGGACTTCCTGAAGACGGGCAAGAAGCAGCGCTCGGGGCCCGAgggcgacgacgacgacgacgacgacgacgacgaagacgacgacgacgaggaggaagacgaggaggacgcGGGCGGggacccctgctcctccctgaaGGGGGGGATGCGCCCGCTGTCCACGCCGCCTCCTCCCTTACCCCTGGCCCCGCCGCCGtcgcagcaggagcagcaggagcagcagctcgccgccgccgcctccgagTTCGGCGAGGCGGGCGGACCCTCCGCCGGGGAGGCCTGCGCCGGCGACGACGGAGACGACGGCGACGAGGAGGCGGGCTCGCTGGGCCTCAGCGGCTGCCCCAGCCCGGGCAAGCGGCTGGACGAGGAGCTGAAGAGGAACCTGGAGACGCTGCCCTCCTTCTCGTCGGACGAGGAGGACTCGGTCAGCAAGAACCAGGACCTGCAGAAGAGCATCTCCTCGGCCATCTCGGCGCTCTACGACACGCCGCACTCGCTGGCCGCCGCCATGGCCGCCGCCGCGGCCGTGGCCGAGGcccaggccccgcccagcccgcgggccccgccccccctcagcccgcccctgccccccacgccgccgccgctcacGCCGGCCCGcgcggaggaggcggaggtgacggccgtgacggaggaggaggaggaggaggaggaggaggaccggcggcaccaccgccacctggacgcgctggaggagcagctggaggaggagatggagcagcagcagcaggagcagcagaggGCGAGGGGCCCGGCGgagaaggagcagcagcagcaggacggGGGGCCGAGGGCCGCGCACGGAGAGGGccccgacgaggaggaggagacgacgaggagacgaggagaggaggccaGCATGGAGGAGGCCTGGAAGAGAggcatggaggagaggaggctggcCGACTTCCACATGCTGGAGGTTCCTAAAGTCGAAG ACTCCCCGTCCGCCCCCCCAGTTCTGGCgcccgtccccccctccccctccctctccccgccAGCTGCCTTGCCGGCTCCCCCGGCACCCCCCAGGcctgacgaagaggaggaggaagaggaggaggaggaggaagaggaggaggaggaggatgaagaagaggtGGACGGCgagcccggctcctcctcccccaccgacGGGTCCCGCGGGCCGGTCCGCAgggtcccgccccctccccccccccaccgccgccgccaaccccgccgccgccgccgccgtggcggg tcctccccgcccccctcggCCTCCCCCCCGGCCGGggccacctcccccctctccgtcccgCCGGCGGCCGcctccgtgccccccccctccgccacgccgcccccctcctcctcggagCAGGACCACGACCACGAGCAGGAGGCGGAGCTCGACCCGGAGGCCGACGCCCCCGAGccggacgaggaagaggaccgCCACGACGAAGACGAGGACGAAGAGGCGGCGGccgacgtcgccgccgccgccaccgccggcgGCCGTCCCGCGGTCGACCGCCCGCCGCCCGCCTCGccctcggcctcctcctcctcctcggcctcTTCGTCGGCGTCGTCGCCCTCGCCGTCGCCGCCCCCGTCCCCGCCCACACCGGAGGAGGAGCCCCCGGCGTCCCAGCGGCTGACCTCGCTGCACCTCGCCAAGAAGCAGGCGGACGCCGCCATCGCCggggagagcgaggaggaggacagcgagaGCGGCGGCGAGGGGATCTTCAGGGAGCGCGACGAGTTCGTGGTGCGCACCGAGGACATCGGCACGCTCAAG ctGGCTCTGCAGACTGGCCGTGAGCCTCCCCCCATCTGGAGGGTGCAGAAGGCCCTGCTGCAGAAATTCAGCCCTGAGATCAAAGACGGACAGCGTCAGTTCTGTGCCACCAGCAAC TACCTTGGCTACTTTGGCGACGCCAAAATGCGATACCAACGGCTGTACGTGAAGTTCTTGGAGAACGTCAACAAGAAGGACTATGTGCGCGTGTGCTCCAGGAAGCCGTGGCACAGAGCGGGACTCGCACTGAG ACGGCAGTCCCTCCCCAAGCCGCCGCCCACTGCGCTCAGCCAGACCCCGCCCCGCGTGGAGCGGGACGAGCGGGAGCGGCTCCGcgagcgggagcgggagcgggagcagaaggagaaggaggaccgggagagggaggagctggagcagcggGAGCGGGAGCGCAAGGCCAGGGAGCGGGAGGAGCGGGAGcgcagggagaaggaggagcgggAACAGAGAGAGCTGAGGGACAGGGAGCGCAAGGAGAAGGAGCGGGAACGCCGGGAGCgggagcagaaggagaaggagagggagcagaaggagaagagggagaaggagagggagcagaaggagaagagggagaaggagagggaccacagagagcgggagcagaaggagaaggagcagaaggagcgcgaccggaaggagaaggagcagaaggagcgagagaaggagaagaaggagaaggagcggtcgctgagggagagggagaggaaggagcgggagcagaaggagagggagaggaaggagcgcgagcagaaggagagggagaggaaggagcgcgagcagaaggagaagctggagaaggagcgggAACGCCGCgagcgggagaaggagcagaaggagaaggagaggcagcgggagagggagaggaaggagagggaggagcgggagaggaagaggcaggcctcccaggagaggaagagcgccagcgtcggaggaggaggagcggagcgCGGCAAGCCcaagggggagaagagggaggcggAGAAGGTGACGGAGCGACCCTCCAGGGCCCGCGGGCCGAAGGACAAGGCCGAGCCCCCGcccaagaagaggaagaagtggCTGAAGGAGgtgccctcctcttcctcggactcctcctcctcggccgaCGGCGCCAGCGACGACGAAG gcgcGCTGCGGGGCGGGGTCAACAGCCGGGCCATGAGGGAGATGTTCCGGAGCTACGTGGAGATGCTGGTCAGCACGGCTCTGGACCCCGACATGATCCAGGCCCTGGAGGACACGCACG ACGAGCTGTACCTCCCGCCCATGAGGAAGATCGACAGCCTGCTCAACGAGACGAAGAGGAGGCTGGTGAGAAGAGCGAGCATCAACGCCCAGCACCAG GAGACCCTGCACGTGTTCCCCAAGATGACGGCGGACCCCCTGG TCGGCTCCATCAAGGTGCACCTGGGCGGGGAGGGCTACAACCGCAAGACCCTGAACCGCGTGAAGCGGAGCGCGCCCAAACCCCAG GACCTCAAGCTGTCGACGGAGGCGTGCCGGGTGTACAGCCTGTACCACTCGCTCCACCATTACAAGTATCACACCTTCCTGCACTGCAAGAAGGAGGTAGGGAACCACTGGCCCACCCGCCGCGCTCAGTAG
- the si:ch211-195b15.7 gene encoding LOW QUALITY PROTEIN: synembryn-A (The sequence of the model RefSeq protein was modified relative to this genomic sequence to represent the inferred CDS: inserted 3 bases in 3 codons; deleted 3 bases in 3 codons), with product MTPNVERILQCIDRGDQESVQTQLASYNTVYAECFFFNVEEXERRKQQELDEFRKNKVRDYVPESDSDFDSGSDEADPDLLLRQRLAAALLCFIGTQPLRPGVLSACLRTLRILSRDRQALGPLVTDGALLTLAGHGGICCAPPVHEEEEGEEEGEEEEEEEQAIVYAVEDDEVVYHDATRGARGSGGPPAARAASSWPRGKKDAREDRSEGGDPPEDGEVCRKEAMKTLCNVIYNSPEAQDRASALRLLPGLSQRLKLEIHTGEPTIVQFYELRLLFLLTALRPELRKQLQQEQGVAMLTAGLKQCLAVRRGEDHDEEMGEPGRTPPPVPREASERAVEILKTLFNITYSSRRQQPDQEDAALYRHLADILRQCLLLSYEDEDHSEEVQGHTVNVLSALPLQCLDVLLSGSPGEEGGVNMDCVQALLLFMXKRIERGQKLKEKLTPVLNXLTESCRGHRETRHHLRLQILPPLRDVPLRPEQGPTLRGRLVRLMTHMDTEVKHCAAELLFVLCKENVNRFVKYTGYGNAAGLLAARGLLGGRPGADPGGPQYSSDSDSDTEEYRAAKSRINPVTGRVEAEQPDPMRGMTEAEKEREARHLIGLFTNRLSREQIIQPMGMMTDGRLAPMCGQIRSGTRGGRGGGRGRGGRRVHRSVALERKRTVGEVKTWLQTMSK from the exons atGACACCCAACGTGGAGAGGATTCTCCAATGCATCGACCGAGGGGACCAGGAGAGTGTCCAGACGCAGCTGGCCAGCTACAACACTGTG TACGCAGAGTGCTTCTTCTTCAAcgtggagg tggagaggcGAAAG CAACAAGAACTGGACGAG TTCAGGAAGAACAAAGTGCGAGATTATGTCCCAGAGTCCGACTCCGACTTCGACTCAGGCTCTGATGAGGCAGACCCTGATCTCCTGCTACgacag AGGCTGGCGGCGGCCCTGCTGTGCTTCATCGGCACGCAGCCGCTGCGGCCGGGGGTGCTGTCGGCGTGCCTGCGCACCCTGCGCATCCTGTCCCGGGACCGGCAGGCCCTGGGGCCCCTGGTCACCGACGGGGCCCTGCTCACGCTGGCCGGCCACGGCGGCATCTGCTGCGCCCCCCCCGtccacgaggaggaggagggggaggaggagggggaggaggaggaggaggaagagcaggccATCGTCTATGCAGTAGAGGACGATGAGGTGGTCTACCACGACGCCA CCCGAGGAGCCCGAGGATCAGGGGGGCCGCCGGCGGCGCGGGCGGCCTCCTCCTGGCCCCGGGGCAAGAAGGACGCCAGGGAGGACCGGAGCGAGGGCGGGGACCCCCCCGAGGACGGGGAGGTGTGCCGGAAGGAGGCCATGAAGACCCTGTGCAACGTCATCTACAACAGCCCCGAGGCGCAGGACAGGGCGAGCGCGCTCAG gcttcTCCCAGGGCTGTCCCAGAGGCTGAAGCTGGAGATCCACACCGGGGAGCCCACGATTGTGCAGTTCTATGAGCTGAGACTCCTCTTTCTGTTGACGGCCCTGAGGCCTGAGCTCAGGAAACAACTGCAGCAG GAGCAGGGCGTGGCCATGCTAACGGCGGGCCTGAAGCAGTGTCTGGCCGTCCGGCGGGGTGAAGACCATGACGAAGAGATGGGTGAGCCAGGCCGGACGCCCCCACCGGTCCCCAGGGAGGCCTCGGAGCGCGCCGTCGAGATCCTGAAGACCCTCTTCAACATCACCTACTCCTCCCGCCGCCAGCAGCCCGACCAG GAGGATGCTGCTCTCTATCGTCAC CTGGCGGACATTCTCCGGCAGTGCCTTCTGCTGTCCTACGAGGACGAAGACCATTCAGAGGAGGTCCAAGG gcACACAGTGAACGTGCTGTCGGCCCTGCCCCTGCAGTGCCTGGACGTCCTGCTGTCGGGGTCCccgggcgaggaggggggggtcaacaTGGACTGTGTCCAAGCCCTGCTGCTGTTCA AGAAACGCATCGAGCGG GGCCAGAAGCTGAAGGAGAAGCTCACGCCGGTGCTGA TGCTGACGGAGAGCTGCCGGGGGCACAGGGAGACCAGACACCACCTCCGTCTCCAG aTCCTGCCCCCGCTGCGCGACGTG CCCCTCCGACCCGAGCAGGGGCCCACCCTGAGGGGCCGGTTGGTGCGCCTCATGACCCACATGGACACGGAGGTGAAGCACTGCGCCGCAGAGCTGCTGTTCGTCCTCTGCAAGGAGAACG TGAACCGCTTCGTGAAGTACACGGGGTACGGCAACGCGGCCGGGCTGCTGGCGGCGCGGGGGCTCCTGGGGGGGCGGCCGGGGGCGGACCCGGGGGGGCCGCAGTACTCCAGCGACTCGGACTCGGACACGGAGGAGTACCGCGCGGCCAAGAGCCGCATCAACCCGGTGACG GGCCGCGTGGAGGCGGAGCAGCCCGACCCCATGCGGGGCATGACGGAGGCGGAGAAGGAGCGCGAGGCGCGCCACCTCATCGGCCTCTTCACCAACCGCCTCTcccg GGAACAGATCATCCAGCCAATGGGAATGATGACGGATGGGAGACTAGCGCCCATGTGTGGTCAGATCAGGAGCGGCACccgtggaggaagaggaggaggaagaggaaggggaggacgAAGAGTACATAGATCAGTAGCattagagaggaagaggactgTTGGGGAAGTTAAAACCTGGTTGCAAACTATGTCAAAATAA